The following coding sequences are from one Prochlorococcus sp. MIT 1314 window:
- a CDS encoding glycine zipper 2TM domain-containing protein: MRVQNSVRLFYLTLLFCCCPILPIRATTPKSVTCTRTEYREEYIPGTKSNPGYVRSYEIDVEIPCGGQNRAEAIDDNDCSEGSVIGGLLGAGIALSSSRGKDRFWAVPAGGTAGALIGCQVDGG, from the coding sequence ATGAGAGTTCAAAATTCTGTGAGATTATTCTATCTAACCTTATTGTTTTGTTGTTGCCCTATCCTTCCAATTAGAGCAACAACTCCAAAGTCAGTAACTTGTACAAGAACTGAATATAGAGAAGAATATATACCTGGAACAAAATCAAATCCTGGCTATGTAAGAAGTTATGAAATAGATGTTGAAATACCCTGTGGAGGTCAAAATCGAGCAGAAGCAATAGATGATAATGACTGTAGTGAAGGTTCAGTTATTGGAGGACTTCTTGGTGCTGGAATAGCACTTTCCTCCTCTAGAGGCAAAGATAGATTTTGGGCTGTACCAGCTGGTGGCACTGCAGGGGCTCTTATTGGATGTCAGGTGGATGGTGGTTAA
- the gatA gene encoding Asp-tRNA(Asn)/Glu-tRNA(Gln) amidotransferase subunit GatA, which yields MNFNSLRKKIITKNTSVKELVTDFFYKIDSKDIEINSYICTTKDNAISQAENIDKLIQDEKILPPLAGMPIAVKDNICTKGVVTTCASKMLKSFVAPYESTASNKLWTSGGICLGKTNLDEFAMGSSTETSVFGVTSNPWDINRVPGGSSGGSAASVAAGLCAAAIGSDTGGSIRQPASFCGVVGLKPTYGRVSRWGLVAFASSLDQIGPITNTVSDAAEILYSISGKDPLDSTCLDIPVPNYLSDLNKSIKNLRIGIIKECFEHPGLNPEVKESVLSGVERFKTLGAEIIEVECPRFNDGIATYYVIAPSEASANLARYDGVKYGYRSSEGANLLDMTSKSRAEGFGDEVQRRILIGTYALSAGYSDAYYKKAQKVRTLIRKDFDNAFKKVDILLTPTCPTTAFLKGDFTNDPLSMYLSDLLTVPANLAGLPAISIPCGFDSKGLPIGLQLIGNVLEEKRILNAANIFEIDAQVIKNRPLF from the coding sequence ATGAATTTTAATTCTTTAAGAAAGAAAATTATTACTAAAAATACTTCTGTAAAAGAATTAGTAACTGATTTCTTTTATAAAATTGATTCTAAAGATATTGAAATTAACTCATACATTTGCACGACAAAAGATAATGCCATATCACAAGCTGAAAATATAGATAAATTAATACAAGATGAAAAAATACTACCTCCTCTTGCTGGAATGCCAATAGCAGTTAAGGATAACATTTGTACAAAGGGAGTCGTAACTACTTGTGCAAGTAAAATGCTCAAAAGCTTTGTTGCCCCTTACGAATCGACCGCCTCAAATAAATTATGGACTTCGGGTGGAATTTGTTTAGGTAAAACAAATTTAGATGAATTTGCAATGGGTAGTTCTACAGAAACTTCTGTATTTGGTGTTACTTCAAATCCTTGGGATATTAATAGAGTTCCAGGAGGTAGTTCAGGAGGTAGTGCTGCTTCAGTTGCTGCGGGATTATGTGCCGCTGCGATAGGTTCTGATACTGGAGGTTCAATAAGACAACCAGCTTCTTTTTGTGGAGTTGTGGGACTTAAGCCTACCTATGGAAGAGTAAGTAGATGGGGATTAGTAGCATTTGCTAGCTCTCTTGATCAAATTGGCCCCATTACAAATACTGTTTCAGATGCTGCCGAAATCCTTTATTCAATATCTGGCAAAGACCCCTTAGATTCAACATGTCTTGATATCCCAGTACCAAATTATTTGAGTGATTTAAATAAATCTATAAAGAATTTGAGAATTGGAATTATTAAAGAATGCTTTGAACATCCAGGTCTTAATCCAGAAGTTAAAGAATCTGTTCTTTCTGGTGTTGAGAGATTCAAAACCTTAGGAGCAGAAATTATTGAAGTTGAATGTCCTAGGTTTAACGATGGAATAGCCACATATTATGTGATTGCACCATCTGAGGCCTCTGCAAATTTAGCTAGATACGATGGTGTTAAATATGGTTACAGATCGAGTGAAGGAGCTAATCTTTTAGATATGACTTCTAAAAGTAGAGCTGAAGGATTTGGAGATGAAGTGCAAAGAAGAATTTTGATAGGAACTTATGCTTTATCAGCTGGATACAGTGATGCCTATTACAAGAAAGCACAAAAAGTTAGAACACTAATAAGAAAGGATTTTGATAATGCTTTTAAGAAAGTAGATATTTTATTAACACCTACTTGTCCAACTACTGCTTTTTTGAAGGGTGATTTTACAAATGATCCACTTTCTATGTATTTATCTGATCTGTTAACAGTTCCCGCTAATTTAGCAGGACTACCAGCTATAAGTATTCCTTGTGGTTTTGATTCAAAAGGATTACCAATAGGACTTCAACTAATAGGTAATGTATTGGAAGAAAAAAGAATACTGAATGCAGCAAATATTTTCGAGATTGATGCTCAGGTAATTAAGAATAGACCTTTATTCTAA
- the rlmB gene encoding 23S rRNA (guanosine(2251)-2'-O)-methyltransferase RlmB — protein MKNSSKNNFSGKNGKQYKKNSNSNFYSKNIKSSKNSIFLSQSEKNKGVNNVNESNKKKSNFSSSRRRKPINKSKLEISNNAAPIYKELANKKNFDDWIWGKHSVFECLTSDRAINRIWCTSEIFSSEKFYILLKDLKSKGVLIEEVSWNRLSQLTFGATHQGVALQLAYSKTISLEKLIELSKKNSSNPIILALDGITDPHNVGAIIRSAEAFGCKGILIPQRRSAGLTGTVAKVAAGALEHLPVSRVVNLNRSLEELKKNGFVVIGLSGDGQLSISKFHEKTPLVVIVGAEDKGISLLTQKKCDFLLNIPLKGKTSSLNASVAAAISLFQLTSN, from the coding sequence ATGAAAAACTCCTCTAAAAATAATTTTTCTGGAAAAAATGGTAAACAATACAAAAAGAATTCTAATTCTAATTTTTACTCTAAAAATATTAAATCCTCAAAAAATAGTATATTTTTGAGCCAATCTGAAAAAAATAAGGGCGTTAACAATGTAAATGAAAGTAATAAAAAGAAAAGCAACTTTTCATCTTCAAGAAGGAGAAAGCCAATAAATAAATCTAAATTAGAAATTTCGAATAATGCTGCACCTATTTACAAAGAGCTTGCAAATAAAAAAAATTTCGATGATTGGATATGGGGAAAACATTCCGTTTTTGAGTGTCTTACCAGTGATAGAGCTATTAATAGAATATGGTGTACATCAGAAATCTTTTCTTCAGAGAAATTCTATATTTTACTCAAGGACCTCAAATCAAAAGGAGTCCTCATTGAAGAAGTTTCTTGGAATAGGCTTTCGCAATTGACATTTGGTGCTACACATCAAGGTGTTGCGTTGCAGTTGGCCTACTCAAAAACAATATCCCTAGAAAAATTAATCGAACTTTCTAAAAAAAACTCTTCAAATCCAATTATTCTGGCCTTAGACGGAATAACTGATCCACATAATGTTGGTGCAATTATAAGATCAGCAGAAGCATTTGGTTGCAAGGGTATCCTTATCCCTCAAAGAAGATCTGCTGGTTTAACGGGAACTGTTGCCAAGGTGGCTGCAGGAGCCTTGGAGCATTTGCCAGTAAGTAGAGTTGTTAATCTAAATAGGTCATTAGAGGAGCTAAAGAAAAATGGTTTTGTTGTTATTGGATTATCTGGAGATGGTCAATTATCGATCTCAAAGTTTCATGAAAAAACTCCATTGGTTGTTATAGTTGGGGCTGAAGATAAAGGTATTTCTTTACTTACTCAAAAAAAATGTGATTTTCTTTTAAACATTCCTCTTAAAGGTAAAACATCAAGTTTAAATGCATCTGTTGCAGCAGCGATATCACTATTTCAATTGACAAGTAATTAA
- a CDS encoding DUF1816 domain-containing protein, whose protein sequence is MIRKLGNKLGLAWWAKIETDQPTTTYWYGPFITKRSLKENMSSFIEDLSDEGSTNIKHSLLRCKKEEPLTVI, encoded by the coding sequence TTGATTAGAAAACTAGGAAACAAACTTGGATTAGCCTGGTGGGCGAAGATTGAAACAGATCAACCCACTACCACCTATTGGTATGGTCCATTTATTACAAAGCGAAGCTTAAAAGAAAATATGTCCTCATTTATAGAAGATCTTTCTGATGAAGGTTCCACAAATATTAAACATAGTCTACTTCGCTGTAAAAAAGAAGAACCATTAACTGTTATTTAA
- a CDS encoding DNA polymerase III subunit alpha, whose amino-acid sequence MGFVPLHNHSDYSLLDGASQISKIVDKACDLGMDSIALTDHGVMYGVLDLVKKCKERGIKPIIGNEMYVINGSIDDPQPKKEKRYHLVVLAKNYTGYKNLVKLTTISHLNGMRGRGIFSRPCIDKFLLNKYKEGLIVSTACLGGEIPQAILKGRLDVAEDIALWYKKLFAEDFYLEIQDHGSIEDRIVNVELLKIGKKHQIKVIATNDAHYISNMDVESHDALLCVLTGKLISDEKRLRYTGTEYIKSEQEMLELFQDHIDDESIKEAVNNTVEISQKIEVFELFGKYRMPKFPLNDDKDSFSLLTQLSYEGLVKRLKTNDLKEVDDIYKKRLSSELKIIKDMGFPDYFLVVWDYIKFARDNSIPVGPGRGSAAGSLVAYSLQITNIDPVEHGLLFERFLNPARMSMPDIDTDFCIDRRNEVIDYVTNRYGEDKVAQIITFNKMTSKAVLKDVARVLAIPYGEADKLAKLIPVVRGKPYKLNEMIDKNTPVKEFREKYINDNRVKRWIDLAMRIEGTNKTYGVHAAGVVIASDPLDELVPLQRNNEGQIITQYSMDDIESLGLLKMDFLGLKNLTMIDKTVSLINQSTGKKINIDELPQNDGKTFELIGRGDLEGIFQLESSGMKQVVKDFKPNSLEDISSILALYRPGPLDAGLIPKFINRKNGNEKVDFPHPFIKSILTETYGIMVYQEQIMKIAQDLAGYSLGDADLLRRAMGKKKVSEMVKHRNIFVGGSIKKGVNEKLANDLFDQMVLFAEYCFNKSHSTAYGAVTYQTAFLKAHFPVAYMAALLSVNSGSSDKMQRYISNCYSMGIEVISPSINFSGIDFTIMNNQILFGLSAIKNLGDSAIRNIIENRNKFGHFKSLYDLCDRLPSNLLNKRNLESLIHCGALDDFSTNNNRAQLLSDLEHTIEWASSRNRDRLSGQGNLFDSKEESANIALSNTQLAKVEDYSLIEKLKLEKQLLGFYLSDHPLKHLTKPAKLISPTSISQLEETKDRTKVSLVGMIPELKQITTKKGDKMAIVQLEDLSGSCEAIVFPKTYLRLSEFLLTDTRLLVWGTIDKKSDKTQLIIDDCREIDNLKLLIINLESSQASDVRIQNTLRDCLIKFKPDRGKCGIKIPVLAAVRNKNSVTYVKFGEQFCIGNIEGACKLLENKSFKVNLKSLVS is encoded by the coding sequence ATGGGTTTCGTTCCGCTTCATAATCATAGTGACTACAGTCTACTTGATGGAGCAAGTCAAATTTCCAAAATTGTTGATAAAGCTTGTGATCTAGGAATGGATTCTATAGCTCTAACTGATCATGGAGTTATGTATGGAGTTCTTGATTTAGTCAAGAAGTGTAAAGAGAGAGGTATAAAACCTATTATTGGTAATGAAATGTATGTCATTAATGGTTCTATTGATGATCCTCAACCCAAAAAAGAAAAAAGATATCATTTGGTTGTATTAGCAAAAAATTATACTGGCTATAAAAATCTTGTAAAATTAACAACGATTAGTCACTTAAATGGTATGAGAGGTCGTGGGATCTTCTCTAGACCATGTATTGATAAATTTCTTTTAAATAAATATAAGGAAGGACTTATAGTTTCTACAGCTTGTCTTGGTGGTGAAATACCTCAAGCTATCTTGAAAGGAAGATTAGATGTAGCAGAGGATATAGCTCTTTGGTATAAAAAATTATTTGCAGAAGATTTTTATCTAGAAATTCAGGATCATGGTTCTATTGAGGATAGAATTGTTAATGTGGAATTATTGAAAATTGGGAAGAAGCATCAGATAAAAGTTATTGCTACAAATGATGCTCACTACATATCTAATATGGATGTTGAATCACATGATGCTTTGCTTTGCGTATTAACAGGAAAACTTATAAGTGATGAAAAAAGATTGAGATATACAGGTACAGAATATATTAAAAGTGAACAAGAAATGCTTGAACTTTTTCAAGATCATATTGATGATGAGTCAATTAAAGAGGCAGTTAACAATACAGTAGAAATTTCTCAAAAAATTGAAGTATTTGAATTGTTTGGTAAATATAGAATGCCAAAATTCCCTCTTAACGATGACAAAGATTCATTCTCTCTTTTAACACAATTATCTTATGAAGGTCTTGTAAAGAGACTTAAAACAAACGATCTTAAAGAAGTTGATGATATTTATAAAAAAAGATTATCTTCAGAATTAAAAATAATAAAAGATATGGGTTTCCCAGATTATTTCTTGGTTGTTTGGGATTATATCAAATTTGCTAGAGATAATTCTATTCCAGTTGGACCAGGAAGAGGTTCTGCGGCAGGTTCACTAGTTGCCTATTCTCTTCAAATAACAAATATAGATCCTGTTGAGCACGGATTATTGTTTGAGAGATTTTTAAATCCAGCAAGAATGTCTATGCCTGATATTGATACCGATTTTTGCATTGATAGGAGAAACGAAGTAATTGATTATGTAACTAATAGATATGGTGAAGATAAAGTTGCTCAAATAATTACTTTTAATAAAATGACTTCTAAAGCAGTATTAAAAGATGTAGCAAGGGTTCTAGCTATTCCTTATGGCGAGGCAGATAAATTGGCTAAGTTAATACCGGTTGTGAGAGGGAAACCATATAAACTTAATGAAATGATCGATAAGAATACTCCTGTCAAGGAGTTTAGAGAAAAATACATTAATGACAATAGGGTGAAAAGGTGGATTGATTTGGCTATGAGAATTGAAGGAACCAATAAAACCTATGGAGTTCATGCTGCAGGAGTTGTAATTGCCTCTGATCCTCTCGACGAGCTTGTACCTCTGCAAAGGAATAATGAAGGTCAAATAATAACTCAATATTCTATGGATGATATTGAGTCACTTGGATTATTGAAAATGGATTTTTTAGGCTTAAAAAATCTTACTATGATCGATAAAACAGTTTCTTTGATTAATCAATCAACAGGAAAGAAAATAAATATTGATGAGTTACCTCAAAATGATGGTAAAACATTTGAACTTATTGGAAGAGGAGATCTTGAAGGTATTTTTCAACTAGAATCTTCTGGGATGAAACAAGTTGTTAAGGACTTTAAACCTAATTCTCTTGAGGATATTTCATCTATTTTAGCTCTTTATAGACCAGGTCCGCTTGATGCTGGACTTATCCCTAAATTCATAAATCGAAAAAATGGGAATGAAAAGGTTGATTTTCCTCATCCCTTTATTAAGTCAATTCTTACTGAAACCTATGGAATTATGGTTTACCAAGAACAAATCATGAAAATTGCCCAGGACTTAGCAGGTTATTCTCTCGGTGATGCTGATTTACTTCGAAGAGCAATGGGAAAAAAGAAAGTATCAGAGATGGTAAAACATAGAAATATTTTTGTGGGAGGGTCTATAAAAAAGGGTGTGAATGAAAAATTAGCTAATGATCTTTTTGATCAAATGGTTTTATTCGCAGAATATTGTTTTAATAAAAGCCACTCAACAGCTTATGGTGCAGTAACTTATCAAACTGCATTTTTAAAAGCCCATTTTCCTGTTGCATATATGGCAGCTCTTTTAAGCGTTAATTCAGGCTCCAGCGACAAGATGCAAAGATATATTTCTAATTGTTATTCGATGGGTATAGAAGTTATTTCACCAAGTATTAATTTCTCTGGTATTGATTTCACTATAATGAATAATCAGATTTTATTTGGACTTTCTGCAATTAAGAATTTAGGAGATTCTGCGATAAGAAATATTATTGAAAATAGAAATAAATTTGGTCATTTTAAGTCTTTATATGATTTGTGCGATCGTCTACCTTCTAATCTTCTTAATAAAAGAAACCTCGAATCTCTAATTCACTGTGGAGCCCTAGATGATTTTTCAACTAACAATAATAGAGCTCAATTGTTGTCAGATCTTGAACATACTATTGAATGGGCCTCTTCAAGAAATCGTGATAGATTGTCTGGGCAAGGAAATCTATTTGATTCAAAAGAAGAATCTGCAAATATAGCATTATCAAATACGCAATTAGCTAAAGTTGAGGATTATTCACTAATTGAGAAGTTAAAGTTAGAGAAACAGCTTTTAGGTTTTTATTTATCTGATCATCCTCTAAAACATTTAACTAAGCCAGCAAAACTTATTTCCCCAACTAGTATTTCGCAGTTAGAAGAAACAAAAGATAGAACTAAAGTCTCTTTAGTTGGTATGATCCCTGAATTAAAGCAAATAACAACGAAAAAAGGAGATAAGATGGCTATAGTTCAGCTTGAAGATCTTTCTGGAAGTTGCGAGGCAATAGTATTCCCTAAAACCTATCTCAGATTATCAGAATTTCTTTTGACTGATACTAGATTGTTGGTGTGGGGAACTATAGATAAAAAAAGTGATAAGACCCAATTAATTATTGATGATTGTAGGGAAATAGATAACCTTAAATTGCTTATTATTAATCTTGAAAGTTCTCAAGCATCAGATGTAAGAATACAAAATACTTTAAGAGACTGTTTAATTAAATTTAAGCCAGATAGGGGTAAATGCGGAATCAAGATTCCAGTTTTGGCAGCAGTAAGAAATAAAAATAGTGTTACTTACGTTAAATTTGGTGAACAATTTTGTATTGGCAATATAGAAGGAGCGTGCAAATTATTAGAAAATAAATCATTTAAAGTTAATTTGAAATCCTTAGTTTCCTAG
- the carA gene encoding glutamine-hydrolyzing carbamoyl-phosphate synthase small subunit has translation MINPYKKNAKLVLSNGIIFPGFSFGAEGTAVGEIVFNTGMTGYQEVITDPSYYGQILTFTYPEIGNTGINLEDSESSNSVKGIIVRNYSSNNSNWRSLKTFDQWLVEKNIIGLYGIDTRALVKILRSNGSMNGVLTSEDKTVKSCLKIIDDTPNMEGLNLSKLVSTRQPYLWRDPTETNFDVRQRYYEKTNKLKIVAIDFGIKKSILNRLVAHGCEILVLPSHSSLKDVLSNNPDGIFFSNGPGDPSSVSEGIDLARSLIEYGQIPMFGICLGHQIFGLALGGSTYKLPFGHRGLNHPCGMDNKIEITSQNHGFAIDPNSLSKDIVKITHYNLNDNTVAGLEVNNKPIFSVQYHPEAGPGPHDSDYLFKKFVSLMLERC, from the coding sequence ATGATTAATCCCTATAAAAAAAATGCCAAATTAGTTTTAAGTAATGGAATTATATTCCCAGGATTTTCTTTTGGAGCTGAGGGTACTGCAGTTGGCGAAATAGTTTTTAATACTGGAATGACTGGATACCAGGAAGTTATTACTGATCCAAGCTACTATGGCCAAATATTAACATTCACTTATCCAGAAATCGGAAATACTGGTATTAATCTTGAAGATTCAGAATCCAGTAATAGTGTTAAAGGAATAATTGTTAGGAATTATTCATCAAATAATAGTAATTGGAGATCTTTAAAGACGTTTGATCAATGGTTGGTTGAGAAAAATATTATCGGTCTTTATGGTATTGATACAAGGGCTCTTGTTAAGATATTAAGATCTAATGGTTCGATGAATGGAGTTCTTACCTCCGAAGATAAAACTGTAAAAAGTTGCTTAAAAATAATCGATGATACGCCTAATATGGAGGGTTTGAATTTATCAAAATTAGTTTCAACAAGGCAACCTTATTTATGGCGAGATCCTACAGAAACAAATTTTGATGTTAGACAAAGATATTATGAAAAGACTAATAAATTAAAAATAGTAGCAATCGACTTTGGAATAAAAAAATCAATTTTAAATAGATTAGTTGCCCATGGTTGTGAAATTTTAGTTTTACCTTCCCACTCTTCTTTAAAAGATGTTCTATCTAATAATCCTGATGGTATATTCTTTTCTAATGGGCCAGGTGATCCTTCTTCAGTCTCTGAAGGTATAGATTTAGCAAGATCACTTATCGAATATGGTCAAATACCTATGTTCGGAATTTGCCTTGGTCATCAAATCTTTGGATTAGCCTTAGGAGGTTCTACTTATAAGCTCCCTTTTGGACATCGTGGTTTAAATCATCCTTGCGGAATGGATAATAAAATTGAGATAACTAGTCAGAATCATGGTTTTGCTATTGACCCTAATTCTCTCTCAAAGGACATTGTTAAAATAACTCATTACAACCTTAACGATAATACGGTTGCTGGATTGGAAGTTAATAATAAGCCAATATTTAGCGTTCAATATCATCCAGAAGCAGGACCAGGCCCACATGATTCAGATTATTTATTTAAAAAATTTGTTTCTCTAATGTTAGAAAGATGTTGA
- the rpsO gene encoding 30S ribosomal protein S15 produces MSLDTAEKQKIIETHQVHATDTGSAEVQVAMLSKRISKLSDHLQGNIHDFASRQGLLKMIGKRKRLLTYIKDKNVQKYQALVNKIGIRG; encoded by the coding sequence ATGTCATTAGATACAGCTGAAAAACAAAAGATTATTGAAACCCATCAGGTTCATGCAACTGATACAGGCTCAGCGGAAGTACAAGTTGCAATGCTGTCTAAAAGAATCTCTAAATTAAGTGACCATTTACAAGGAAACATTCATGATTTTGCTTCAAGGCAAGGATTATTAAAAATGATTGGGAAAAGGAAAAGATTACTAACTTACATAAAAGATAAAAATGTCCAAAAATATCAAGCATTAGTAAATAAAATTGGAATCAGAGGATGA
- a CDS encoding PAM68 family protein, which yields MKKKQPKKKIINKKKNTLSEKTAFSNLEKKPKTVITAKPTNSGIPKYVADRMARRIFFTTGIPTIMGMSVFVVSYIIVTRNIAEIPPSSTIAISALFFLIGLAGLSYGILSASWDKEPGSILGIENIPMNIKRAKAAFKPATQNFEENS from the coding sequence ATGAAAAAAAAACAACCAAAAAAAAAGATAATTAATAAAAAGAAAAATACTTTATCTGAGAAAACAGCATTTTCCAATCTAGAAAAAAAACCTAAAACAGTTATTACAGCGAAGCCAACAAATAGTGGAATTCCCAAATATGTAGCAGATAGGATGGCAAGAAGAATCTTTTTCACAACAGGAATACCGACTATAATGGGAATGTCAGTATTTGTAGTTAGCTACATTATCGTTACTAGAAACATCGCTGAAATACCTCCTTCTTCAACAATTGCGATATCAGCATTATTTTTCTTGATAGGTCTTGCAGGATTGAGTTATGGAATATTATCAGCTAGTTGGGATAAAGAGCCTGGTTCTATTTTAGGTATTGAAAATATTCCAATGAATATAAAAAGAGCAAAAGCTGCCTTCAAACCAGCAACTCAAAACTTTGAAGAGAATAGTTAG
- a CDS encoding STAS domain-containing protein produces the protein MEDFQKLTVSLRGSLDVKTNIIVFTFKGQLDAFSEKQFKSYVTNNLQNELPFVIDLTKIDFLDSSGLGALVQTAKECKKLKLGFSVVGNSRVAQTIKLVRLGDFLNLKSSLEDALKYLKN, from the coding sequence ATAGAAGATTTTCAAAAGTTAACGGTTTCTTTAAGAGGAAGCCTCGATGTAAAAACAAATATTATTGTTTTTACTTTTAAAGGTCAACTTGATGCCTTCTCAGAAAAACAATTTAAGTCTTACGTAACTAATAATTTACAAAATGAGCTCCCATTCGTAATTGATCTTACAAAAATTGATTTTTTAGATTCTTCTGGTCTTGGAGCTCTTGTTCAGACTGCTAAAGAATGTAAAAAGTTGAAGCTTGGTTTCTCAGTTGTTGGTAATTCGAGAGTTGCTCAAACAATTAAACTTGTCCGTTTAGGGGATTTTCTTAATTTAAAGTCTAGTCTTGAAGATGCTTTAAAGTATTTAAAAAATTGA
- a CDS encoding Mini-ribonuclease 3 has translation MNNWIQNLVPYGSPEQIGVIQLAWLGDSVWELHQRLRHVHFPLKSKELHLSVVNEVKAKSQSKSLSQIEHLLNENEIDLIRRARNKTKRNPKTSDPTIYSRATGFEALIGWLFLKDPQRLSTLFEYLEI, from the coding sequence TTGAATAATTGGATTCAAAACTTGGTTCCATATGGCTCTCCTGAACAAATTGGTGTTATTCAACTTGCTTGGCTTGGTGATTCAGTATGGGAACTTCATCAAAGACTAAGACATGTTCATTTTCCTTTGAAATCAAAAGAACTTCACTTATCAGTTGTAAACGAAGTAAAGGCTAAATCTCAATCAAAATCTTTAAGTCAAATTGAACATTTATTAAATGAAAATGAAATAGATTTAATTAGACGTGCTAGAAATAAAACGAAGAGAAACCCAAAGACTTCTGACCCTACAATATATTCAAGAGCAACAGGTTTCGAAGCCCTGATAGGATGGCTTTTCCTGAAAGATCCTCAAAGATTATCAACACTTTTTGAATATCTTGAAATTTAA
- the ruvA gene encoding Holliday junction branch migration protein RuvA — translation MISWISGELIESWKINHKFFVLINCQGIGYEIQILESFFLKLNTNKIRNKKLNLWIKHIKKEDSDFLFGFTSKDQKNFFIEILNIRGVGSQIGMAILNKFSISEVINAINTQNKQLISSVPGLGKKMTERLILELKNKFKNELQIEEEKNKEAFLIKNNEIKKLHDDLKLTLKSLNYTQKQISSILPIIIKETVILTKKEKNISFEKLLKLAMNYLDSSSSNIDI, via the coding sequence TTGATTAGTTGGATAAGTGGAGAACTGATTGAATCATGGAAAATCAATCATAAATTTTTTGTTTTAATAAATTGTCAAGGAATAGGATATGAAATTCAAATATTAGAATCATTTTTCCTCAAATTAAACACAAATAAGATACGAAATAAAAAACTTAATCTTTGGATAAAACATATTAAGAAAGAGGATTCAGATTTTTTATTTGGCTTTACCTCGAAGGATCAAAAGAATTTTTTTATTGAAATTTTAAATATCAGAGGTGTTGGATCCCAAATAGGTATGGCAATATTAAACAAATTTTCCATTAGTGAAGTTATCAATGCAATTAATACTCAAAACAAGCAATTAATTAGTTCAGTCCCAGGTTTAGGTAAAAAAATGACTGAAAGGCTAATTTTAGAATTAAAAAATAAATTTAAAAATGAATTACAAATTGAGGAAGAGAAAAACAAAGAAGCCTTTCTAATTAAGAATAATGAAATCAAAAAATTACATGATGACCTTAAGTTAACCCTAAAGTCTTTAAATTATACTCAAAAACAAATTAGCAGTATTTTGCCAATTATTATTAAAGAAACAGTTATTCTTACCAAAAAAGAAAAAAATATATCATTTGAAAAATTATTGAAGTTAGCTATGAATTATTTAGATAGTAGTAGTAGTAATATAGACATATAA